The following is a genomic window from Butyricimonas faecihominis.
AGAGAGATTAGCGACATATTGATTCGTTGGTACGAGGAGAATAAACGGGACTTACCGTGGCGAAGGACTTCCGATCCTTACCTGATCTGGATTTCGGAAATCATACTTCAACAAACTAGGGTGGTACAAGGATTGGAGTACTTTAACCGATTCACGGAGCGATTTCCCGACGTGGCGGCTCTTGCCCGGGCGGATGAGGACGAGGTGATGAAGTACTGGCAAGGGTTGGGGTATTATAGCCGGGCTAGGAACCTGCATGCGGCAGCCCGGCAGATCATGAATGATTTCAGTGGTGTTTTTCCCCGTACACGTGAAGAAGTGCTTTCGTTGAAAGGAATTGGTGATTACACGGCGGCGGCTATTTGTTCTTTTGCCTACCGGTTACCCTATGCAACCGTGGATGGAAATGTATTCCGGGTATTGGCCCGGTTGTTTGATATAGATTTACCCATTGACGGGGGAGAGGGGAAGAAATATTTTACGGCATTGGCTCAATCTCTGTTGGATGAACGTCGTCCGGATTTGTTCAACCAGGCAATGATGGAGTTCGGGGCATTGCAATGTGTACCCAAATCACCAGATTGTGAGCATTGTCCTCTAAATGGGAAGTGCCTGGGATTAGCCGCCCGGCAAGTGGAGCGATTACCCGTGAAAAGTGGGAAGACCGTGGTGAAACCCCGTTATTTTAATTATTTGTATATACATGGGCAAGGTATGACCCTTTTATTTAAGCGAACGGGGAATGATATTTGGCGTAATCTCTACGAGTTCCCGTTAATCGAAACGGAACGTGCGGTTACGTGGGAGGAATTGTCCGGGATGGCTGTTTTTCAAGAGTTATTTGATGGTATCGAAAAGGTTGAAATTATCCGGGAGTATGTGGCAAAGAAACACGTTTTGTCTCATCGGGTGATATACCCTGTATTTTATGAAATCCGGGTCGATTCGTTTTCAGAGAGTATGGAAAAATATTTGAAAGTGCCTGATGATCGGGTGGGAGAATATGCCGTTTCCCGATTAATTCAGTCATATCTTGAAGTGCGAGATGGTTTGTTGTTTTAAGAAATAAAAGTTCATTGTTTGTCGATCGCTGTTGAAAAAAGTTTATTTTTGCACTAATGCGAAAAAGTGATCGAGATATATTGGATGTGTTCGTGAAGAACCGTAAGGAAGGAGTTCGGATGTTGTTTGATCGATATTATCGTCCTCTCGTGCTGTATGCGGGAAGTTTGATTGATGATGATACGATGGCAGAAGATCTCGTTCAGGAATTTTTCGTGCGTTTATGGGAAGATGATTATCTGAAGCATATTGAGGAAAAGGCTCTTAGTTCTTATCTTTTTTCTTCTGTTCGCAATAGTTGTTACACTTACACGCACAAGAAGGATGTGTTGCGTAGACGGGTGGATTACACGGCTATTGACGTGGCCGCAGACACGGCCACGGTGCTGAATCAGGAAATTGTGGATCGGGTGACGACTGTTATCGCTCGGATGCCGGAGCAAACGAGGAAAGTGGTGGATTGCGTTCTGATGCGGGATATGAAATATCAGGATGCGGCCAACGAGTTACAGGTGTCTCTAAACACGGTGAAAACGTTGTTACGTAATGGAATGCGTATATTGCGGGAAGAATTAAAGGGAGATGAAGAATTGATTCTGTTACTTATCCTATCCAAGAGCTTGGGAGATTAACCCCTTGCTATTCTCTGATGTATTATGTTTGGTTTATTGTTACGTGTTTATAGATCACTTAGGTGGTAATGTCAGGTCTGTTTAATTTGTATGATGTCTGTTAAAATGGCGGCTATAAGTGGGCGATAAGGCGGCGACAAGGCGGCGATAGCGCCCAACAGTCAGGCAACGGTCAGGTAACAGTCACTCAAAATTAGAGAGAATGGTAGGAGTTATCGTTTTTTAAGTTTATTTTTTCGAAAAAAATGTGCCTCCATTCACCCGTTTTGATTTTTATTTAGTCCTACTTGTAAAAAATAAGAATAAGTATGGCTATTTCAGACTATATGGAAGACTTAATTTATCGAGTTCTAGTGGGAGAGGCGAGCGTGGAGGAACGGGAGGAGTTCGAGACGTGGTTGCGGGAAAATGCTGAACACCGTGTCTTCTTTGAAAAAATAGAGCGGGCCTGGTACACGGGAAAGTATGTGGCCCGGTGGAAGAACGTGGAGATGAGTGCCGCATGGAAAGCAGTGGAACACAGGAGGGAACAGAGGCAAAGGCGTCATTTCAGACGAATCGGGTGGAGTGTGGCTGCGAGTGTGGCTGTGCTGATTGGGATTACATGGCTTGTGGGATCGTGGGAAGAAGAAATTCCCTCTTCGGTTGTGGCTCAGTCCCCGGTGGTAAAACCGGGTGAGGCGAAAGCTCGCTTGGTGTTGTCATCTGGATTTGAGGTTGAGTTGGGATGCACGAATGGAGATACGATCCGTGAAAAGGGTTTCCCAATTCTGAACGGGAAAGAGTATATTGATTATAGTAAACAGGAAAATTCCTTACAGGGAGATGTTGTGTATAACGAGTTGATCGTTCCGTC
Proteins encoded in this region:
- the mutY gene encoding A/G-specific adenine glycosylase, which translates into the protein MEDREISDILIRWYEENKRDLPWRRTSDPYLIWISEIILQQTRVVQGLEYFNRFTERFPDVAALARADEDEVMKYWQGLGYYSRARNLHAAARQIMNDFSGVFPRTREEVLSLKGIGDYTAAAICSFAYRLPYATVDGNVFRVLARLFDIDLPIDGGEGKKYFTALAQSLLDERRPDLFNQAMMEFGALQCVPKSPDCEHCPLNGKCLGLAARQVERLPVKSGKTVVKPRYFNYLYIHGQGMTLLFKRTGNDIWRNLYEFPLIETERAVTWEELSGMAVFQELFDGIEKVEIIREYVAKKHVLSHRVIYPVFYEIRVDSFSESMEKYLKVPDDRVGEYAVSRLIQSYLEVRDGLLF
- a CDS encoding sigma-70 family RNA polymerase sigma factor; this translates as MRKSDRDILDVFVKNRKEGVRMLFDRYYRPLVLYAGSLIDDDTMAEDLVQEFFVRLWEDDYLKHIEEKALSSYLFSSVRNSCYTYTHKKDVLRRRVDYTAIDVAADTATVLNQEIVDRVTTVIARMPEQTRKVVDCVLMRDMKYQDAANELQVSLNTVKTLLRNGMRILREELKGDEELILLLILSKSLGD